In a genomic window of Sulfurisphaera tokodaii str. 7:
- a CDS encoding secondary thiamine-phosphate synthase enzyme YjbQ: MKIISKEFTVKTRSRFDSIDITEQVSEAIKGINNGIAHVIVKHTTCAIIINEAESGLMKDFLNWAKKLVPPDGEFEHNIIDNNGHAHVISAIIGNSRVVPIIEGKLDLGTWQRIILLEFDGPRTRTVLVKSMGE, from the coding sequence ATGAAGATAATTTCAAAAGAATTCACTGTAAAAACGAGAAGTAGATTTGATAGCATAGACATAACTGAGCAAGTAAGTGAAGCTATAAAGGGAATAAATAATGGGATTGCTCATGTAATAGTTAAACATACTACTTGTGCTATAATAATTAATGAAGCTGAAAGCGGGTTAATGAAAGATTTCTTGAACTGGGCTAAGAAATTAGTTCCACCAGATGGTGAATTTGAACATAATATTATAGATAATAATGGACATGCTCATGTAATTTCAGCAATAATTGGAAATTCTAGAGTAGTACCTATTATAGAAGGAAAATTAGATCTAGGGACTTGGCAAAGAATAATTTTACTCGAATTTGATGGACCTAGAACTAGGACAGTATTAGTGAAAAGTATGGGAGAATAA
- a CDS encoding tyrosine--tRNA ligase, translating to MNVEEKIKIISKNTAEIVTIDELRKKLEENQKLKGYIGFEPSGLFHIGWLIWAQKLKDLVDVGVDMSILVATWHAWINDKLGGNLDKIKLAGQYAIEVLNAYGVDMSKVRIVYAEDLVKDSNYWALVIRIAKNTSLARMKRALTIMGRKAEEAELDTSKLIYPAMQVADILYQDLDIALGGTDQRKAHMLARDVSDKLGKKKVIAIHTPLLIGLQGGQRMEGVEEDDYLASVKMSKSKPETAIFVHDPPEVVEAKLRSAYCPKGVVIDNPVLQINKYIIFAKDNATLKVERDIKYGGDIEFKSYEELEKIYSEGKLHPLDLKLATARKLNEILDPIRKKLESKTEFTLLVEELEKGVTR from the coding sequence TTGAATGTAGAGGAAAAAATTAAAATTATATCAAAAAACACAGCAGAGATAGTAACTATAGATGAGTTGAGAAAAAAGCTTGAGGAGAATCAAAAATTAAAAGGATATATAGGCTTTGAGCCTAGTGGGTTATTTCATATAGGCTGGTTAATTTGGGCACAGAAGTTAAAGGACTTAGTTGATGTTGGAGTAGATATGTCTATATTAGTAGCTACATGGCATGCTTGGATAAATGATAAACTTGGCGGGAATCTAGATAAGATTAAGCTTGCTGGGCAATATGCTATTGAAGTTCTTAATGCTTACGGCGTTGATATGTCCAAAGTTAGAATTGTTTATGCTGAAGACTTAGTTAAAGATAGCAATTACTGGGCTTTAGTAATAAGAATTGCAAAAAATACTAGTTTAGCTAGAATGAAAAGAGCTTTAACCATAATGGGAAGAAAAGCTGAAGAAGCCGAACTTGATACTTCAAAACTAATTTATCCAGCAATGCAAGTTGCTGATATATTGTATCAAGATCTCGATATAGCATTAGGCGGAACTGATCAAAGAAAGGCTCATATGTTAGCTAGAGATGTTTCTGACAAATTAGGAAAAAAGAAAGTAATTGCTATACACACTCCTCTACTTATAGGATTACAAGGGGGGCAGAGAATGGAAGGCGTTGAAGAAGACGATTACTTAGCTAGTGTAAAGATGAGTAAATCCAAACCAGAAACTGCTATATTTGTACATGATCCACCAGAAGTCGTTGAAGCAAAATTAAGAAGTGCTTATTGCCCAAAAGGAGTTGTAATTGATAATCCAGTTCTACAAATAAACAAGTATATAATATTCGCTAAAGATAATGCTACATTAAAAGTAGAAAGGGATATTAAATATGGTGGAGATATAGAATTTAAATCATATGAAGAACTAGAAAAGATATATTCAGAAGGAAAATTACACCCATTAGACTTAAAGCTTGCTACAGCGAGAAAATTAAATGAAATATTAGATCCAATTAGGAAAAAATTAGAATCAAAAACCGAATTCACACTTCTCGTAGAAGAACTTGAAAAAGGAGTAACAAGGTGA
- the dnaG gene encoding DNA primase DnaG produces MKYNIVLKFEVEGIVDKPDVIGAIFGQTENLFGEEFDLRELQDKGRLGRIYVNINTSKNKTEGEIIIPSNLDRIETALIAAMVENVDKVGPYNARFKLVEIQDIREEKIKKIIDRAKEILGTWTKEKTLDIKEVIYEISSAVKTGEIIEYGPDRLPAGPDVDKDPELIIVEGRADVINLLRYGYKNVIAIEGATGKIPQTIIDLAKQKKTVIAFLDGDHGGDLILKELLANNVKIDYVARAPTGKEVEELTGKEINKSLANMMTVAQYMKKQQEAQQALKEALAPESQPPIVVSKPTTPEQIKEITIKIPQHIIEEIKKLPGTLEGIMFDENWNPIERIQVRDIVQRLENLTDNQNISYIIFDGVITQRLLDLASAKNIKLLVGARIGGISKRPKNVEILTMTDLFTS; encoded by the coding sequence ATGAAATATAACATAGTCTTAAAATTTGAAGTAGAAGGAATAGTAGATAAACCGGATGTAATAGGGGCAATATTTGGACAAACAGAAAACTTATTCGGAGAAGAATTTGATTTAAGAGAATTGCAAGACAAGGGAAGACTCGGAAGAATTTACGTTAACATAAATACTAGCAAAAACAAGACAGAAGGAGAGATAATAATACCATCTAACTTAGACCGAATAGAAACAGCATTAATAGCAGCAATGGTAGAAAATGTAGATAAAGTAGGTCCATATAATGCAAGATTCAAGCTAGTGGAAATCCAAGATATAAGAGAAGAAAAAATAAAGAAAATTATTGATAGAGCCAAAGAGATTCTAGGTACATGGACGAAAGAAAAGACATTAGATATTAAAGAGGTAATTTACGAAATATCATCAGCCGTTAAGACAGGAGAGATAATAGAATATGGTCCAGACAGATTACCTGCAGGACCAGATGTAGATAAAGACCCAGAGTTAATAATCGTAGAAGGAAGAGCTGACGTCATTAATCTATTAAGATATGGATATAAGAATGTAATAGCAATAGAAGGGGCTACTGGAAAAATACCTCAGACTATAATAGATCTTGCTAAGCAAAAGAAGACTGTTATAGCTTTTCTTGACGGAGATCATGGTGGAGACTTAATACTCAAAGAACTTTTAGCAAATAATGTAAAAATTGATTATGTTGCTAGAGCTCCTACGGGAAAAGAAGTAGAAGAATTAACTGGGAAGGAGATAAACAAATCATTAGCAAATATGATGACTGTAGCACAATATATGAAGAAACAGCAAGAAGCTCAACAGGCATTAAAAGAAGCATTAGCACCAGAAAGCCAACCCCCAATAGTTGTTTCGAAACCAACTACTCCCGAGCAAATAAAAGAAATAACAATTAAGATACCTCAACATATTATCGAAGAGATTAAAAAGTTGCCTGGAACATTAGAAGGAATAATGTTTGATGAAAATTGGAATCCCATAGAGAGGATTCAGGTCAGAGATATCGTACAAAGGCTTGAGAATTTAACTGATAATCAAAATATTAGTTACATAATATTTGATGGTGTAATAACTCAACGTCTATTAGATTTAGCTTCAGCAAAGAATATTAAACTTTTAGTAGGGGCAAGAATAGGAGGAATCTCAAAGAGACCTAAAAACGTAGAAATCTTAACTATGACAGACTTATTTACTTCTTAA
- a CDS encoding DUF1122 family protein yields the protein MLNGKIGKLTIESKDIIQTHIKELKRFTVYVNNREVGLAFYFEGRGYYLPWLEIDYTPWLRKEGIEDEFFKFIYNFLPAGGKLFVTYVKDKETREMLLKGYSPVDTPLGFSLLKAGFTWFKDWYYPEGGNEGSPKLQANKPLSKDEEIRQLRQLLDEVKREYVRKFIESKLA from the coding sequence ATGCTTAACGGAAAGATAGGTAAACTTACTATTGAAAGTAAGGATATAATACAAACTCACATTAAAGAATTAAAGAGATTCACGGTTTATGTAAATAACAGAGAAGTTGGATTAGCATTTTATTTTGAAGGAAGGGGTTATTATTTACCTTGGCTAGAAATTGATTACACCCCATGGCTTAGAAAAGAAGGTATTGAAGATGAATTCTTTAAATTTATATATAACTTCTTACCAGCTGGTGGGAAATTATTTGTAACTTATGTTAAGGATAAAGAGACTAGAGAAATGTTACTTAAGGGTTATTCACCAGTAGATACACCTTTAGGGTTTTCCTTACTTAAGGCCGGGTTTACCTGGTTTAAGGATTGGTATTATCCAGAAGGTGGTAATGAGGGTTCGCCTAAATTACAGGCTAACAAACCATTAAGTAAGGATGAAGAGATAAGACAATTAAGACAACTTTTAGATGAAGTTAAAAGGGAGTATGTTAGAAAGTTTATTGAGAGTAAGCTTGCTTAA
- a CDS encoding nucleotidyltransferase domain-containing protein has translation MEIEYSREHWEILKNKRERAIEILRQIKSLGMEGYIYGSVARGDVKKDSDIDIIIFNPDMLKIELIPHHHKFIVQATPSSTPKAYISLDEEEKEVISFPLNKLKRKEIEFYYFGGIISLEDLLKGKRVPGVNKDLEIIIPTEKGHIQIPLIGNEDYAVKLLKISHDTILERENLLEKREERGHTGVFLKYELGDDENFEFAIRNLSKNNKFFRRMINA, from the coding sequence ATGGAAATAGAGTATAGTCGGGAGCATTGGGAAATATTAAAGAACAAGAGAGAAAGAGCAATAGAAATATTAAGACAAATTAAAAGCCTTGGTATGGAAGGATACATATATGGCTCAGTAGCCAGAGGTGACGTTAAAAAAGATAGTGATATAGATATTATAATTTTCAATCCAGATATGTTAAAGATAGAGCTTATTCCTCATCATCATAAATTCATAGTTCAAGCGACACCGAGTTCAACTCCTAAAGCTTATATTTCCCTAGATGAAGAAGAGAAGGAAGTAATTTCATTTCCTTTAAATAAATTGAAGAGAAAGGAAATAGAATTTTACTATTTCGGTGGGATCATTTCACTGGAAGATCTTCTTAAAGGCAAGAGAGTACCTGGAGTTAACAAAGACTTAGAAATAATTATTCCGACTGAAAAAGGACATATACAAATTCCTCTTATAGGAAATGAGGATTATGCTGTTAAACTATTAAAAATATCTCATGATACTATACTAGAAAGGGAGAATTTATTAGAAAAGAGAGAGGAAAGAGGTCATACTGGTGTCTTCCTAAAATACGAGTTAGGTGACGATGAAAATTTTGAATTTGCTATTAGAAACCTAAGTAAAAATAATAAATTTTTCAGGAGGATGATAAATGCTTAA
- the rimI gene encoding ribosomal protein S18-alanine N-acetyltransferase, whose product MIIITNVDENDLPKVYEVEVESFEDPYPYSLLKAYYYLSRELFLVAKQGDDIVGYSLGIIQFGYRGHVVSIAVKKDYREKGIGSLLLKELEKRFKEYKCTHSYLEVNFKNKTAIEFYHKLGYIIVKLQKNYYGRGKHAFIMVKSFSKDKSFE is encoded by the coding sequence GTGATAATTATAACTAATGTAGATGAAAATGACCTACCAAAAGTGTATGAAGTAGAAGTTGAGAGTTTTGAAGACCCTTACCCTTATTCTTTGCTAAAGGCTTATTATTATTTGTCACGAGAATTATTTTTAGTAGCCAAGCAAGGAGATGATATAGTGGGATATAGCCTAGGAATAATTCAATTTGGTTATCGTGGTCATGTGGTATCGATAGCAGTAAAGAAAGATTACAGAGAAAAAGGGATAGGTTCTCTTCTTTTGAAAGAGCTAGAAAAGAGATTTAAGGAATATAAATGTACTCATTCATATCTAGAGGTTAATTTCAAAAATAAGACAGCGATTGAATTCTATCACAAACTTGGTTATATCATAGTAAAACTTCAGAAAAACTATTATGGAAGAGGTAAACATGCATTTATAATGGTTAAAAGCTTTTCTAAGGATAAGAGCTTCGAATAA
- a CDS encoding DNA-directed DNA polymerase encodes MIDNFFILDFSYDVVENKPVIYIWAIDKEGNRVVLLEKKFRPYFYALVDDNYNIDEIRKEILKLSKPYSPITSINVEEKKYFGSPVRVLKIETVIPAYVRVYRDEVAKIKGVKSVLEADIRFYMRYSIDNNLKPFYWIEAEVEEIKENNFRVKKVYELKKINKLYEDKIPELKVLAFDIEVYNKYGSPNPRRDPVIIIGVWTKEGGKQFLADKYDDLRAIREFINFVQTYDPDIIVGYNINNFDWPYLLERANIRGIRLDVGRRVNGEPSQGVYGHYSITGRLNVDLYGFAQSIQEVKVKTLENIADYLGVLPKEKRTIVEWYDIPKYWDDEKKRDILLKYNLDDAKSAYLLGEVFIPFGIELTRISGLPLDQLSMASVGHRVEWLLMREAYKYNELIPNKEEREYESYEGGLVISPLPGIHEDVYVLDFSSMYPSIMIKYNIGPDTLVKGECENCWISPAGHKFRKDPPGLYKNVLEKLIQERKEVKKLMEKTMDEYDKRVLDARQRALKVMANAFYGYMGWLGARWYSKEGAEAVTAWGRQIISESAKIAKEKGFTVIYGDTDSIFVKGGGDINSLITEISSKFGLEIKIDKIYKRVFFTENKKRYAGLTEDGKIDIVGFEAVRGDWCDLAKQVQTNVIELILKSGKVEDAIKYVKTVIFDLRRYNFRIEDLIIWKTIDKNLDEYDVTAPHVVAAKKAAKAGYLVSKGVKIGYVIVKGSGKISDKAEPYFLIKEKNKIDVEYYIDKQIIPVAMRILEGFGVKESSLKTGGVDILSFFKK; translated from the coding sequence ATGATTGATAATTTCTTTATACTTGACTTCTCATATGATGTAGTTGAAAATAAACCCGTTATTTATATTTGGGCTATTGATAAAGAGGGTAATAGGGTTGTATTATTAGAGAAAAAATTCCGTCCATATTTCTATGCGTTGGTAGATGATAACTATAATATTGATGAAATTAGAAAAGAGATATTAAAACTTAGTAAACCATACTCGCCGATTACTTCAATAAACGTAGAAGAAAAGAAATACTTTGGCTCACCTGTAAGGGTTTTAAAAATAGAAACAGTAATTCCAGCTTACGTAAGAGTATATAGAGATGAAGTAGCAAAAATTAAAGGAGTAAAGAGTGTTTTAGAGGCAGATATTCGCTTTTACATGAGATATTCGATAGATAATAATCTAAAGCCTTTCTATTGGATTGAGGCTGAAGTGGAAGAAATAAAAGAGAATAATTTTAGAGTCAAAAAAGTTTATGAATTAAAGAAAATAAATAAGCTTTATGAGGATAAAATACCAGAGCTTAAAGTTTTGGCCTTTGATATTGAGGTTTATAATAAATATGGTTCTCCCAATCCAAGGAGAGATCCTGTTATAATAATTGGAGTATGGACAAAAGAAGGAGGTAAACAATTTTTAGCTGATAAGTATGATGATTTAAGGGCTATACGTGAATTTATTAATTTTGTACAAACCTATGATCCTGACATTATTGTAGGATATAATATAAACAATTTTGATTGGCCCTATTTATTAGAAAGGGCAAACATAAGAGGAATTAGATTAGATGTAGGAAGGAGAGTTAATGGTGAACCGTCTCAAGGAGTTTATGGACATTACTCGATTACTGGGAGGTTAAATGTAGACTTATATGGTTTTGCGCAGTCTATACAAGAAGTAAAAGTTAAAACTCTCGAAAATATAGCAGACTATTTAGGTGTATTACCTAAGGAGAAAAGAACAATTGTGGAATGGTATGATATTCCGAAGTATTGGGATGATGAGAAGAAACGAGATATATTACTTAAATACAACTTAGATGATGCAAAATCTGCGTATCTTTTAGGAGAAGTATTCATACCCTTTGGGATTGAACTAACTAGAATTAGCGGATTACCACTAGATCAACTTTCCATGGCTAGTGTTGGCCATAGAGTTGAGTGGTTATTAATGAGAGAGGCATATAAATATAATGAACTTATTCCAAATAAAGAGGAGAGAGAATATGAGAGTTATGAAGGCGGTTTAGTAATCTCACCATTACCGGGCATACATGAAGATGTTTATGTACTAGATTTCTCGTCAATGTATCCCTCAATTATGATAAAATATAACATTGGTCCAGATACGCTGGTAAAGGGAGAATGTGAAAATTGTTGGATCTCTCCAGCGGGGCATAAATTTAGAAAAGATCCTCCAGGATTATATAAAAATGTACTTGAAAAACTAATACAAGAGAGAAAAGAGGTAAAGAAGTTAATGGAAAAAACAATGGATGAGTATGATAAGAGAGTGTTAGATGCGAGACAAAGAGCTCTAAAAGTAATGGCAAATGCCTTTTATGGTTATATGGGTTGGTTGGGTGCAAGATGGTACAGTAAAGAGGGTGCAGAAGCTGTTACGGCTTGGGGAAGACAAATAATATCTGAGTCAGCAAAAATTGCTAAAGAAAAAGGTTTTACAGTAATATATGGTGATACTGATTCTATTTTTGTTAAGGGAGGAGGGGATATTAATTCATTAATAACAGAAATATCTTCCAAGTTCGGGCTAGAAATTAAAATAGATAAAATATATAAAAGAGTATTCTTTACTGAGAATAAGAAACGCTATGCTGGATTAACTGAAGATGGTAAGATAGATATTGTTGGGTTTGAAGCTGTTAGAGGAGACTGGTGTGATTTAGCTAAGCAAGTTCAAACTAATGTGATTGAGCTAATTCTCAAATCTGGAAAGGTTGAGGATGCAATAAAATACGTTAAAACAGTCATATTTGATTTAAGAAGGTATAACTTTAGAATAGAGGATTTAATAATATGGAAGACGATCGATAAAAACTTAGATGAATATGATGTTACAGCCCCTCATGTAGTTGCAGCTAAAAAAGCGGCAAAGGCTGGATATTTAGTGTCTAAAGGTGTTAAGATAGGTTACGTTATTGTAAAGGGATCTGGAAAAATTTCTGATAAAGCTGAACCATACTTTCTGATTAAAGAGAAAAACAAGATTGACGTAGAATATTATATAGATAAACAAATAATACCAGTTGCAATGAGAATTTTAGAAGGGTTTGGAGTAAAAGAAAGTTCACTTAAAACTGGTGGCGTAGATATTTTGAGTTTCTTTAAGAAGTAA
- a CDS encoding mRNA surveillance protein pelota, with protein MKILEFDDKKGIMKLHIENEDDLWILHIILKKGDRVVAKTTRDVSMGRESRRIPMIIKLQVEYTEFQSFTSRLRIHGIILDAPERFGIKGSHHTINLDIGDEIVIEKDHWNKFEIEKIKRQEEKHLKMLIVLVDFDEYLIALPMKQGIRILAEKSLRTPNKEEENIIEDNAKEVANEVLSYAESLGIEVVLLAGPGPFKEIVSNFLKNIKLYVDSVSSATRSGLNEILKRDIIDQISRDYEISEETKIMEKIMENLAKNTGLVAYGKEEVKKSAEYGAVDKLLVIEDLLSSDEEERMEIEKIMEEVENKNGRVLIVPKDSPIYYEVRNLTGLIALLRFRIN; from the coding sequence ATGAAGATTTTAGAGTTTGATGATAAAAAGGGGATAATGAAATTACATATAGAGAATGAGGATGATTTATGGATATTACACATTATACTAAAAAAAGGTGATAGAGTAGTTGCAAAAACTACGAGAGACGTTAGTATGGGAAGAGAAAGCAGAAGAATACCAATGATTATCAAGTTACAAGTGGAATATACTGAATTTCAATCATTTACAAGCAGGCTCAGAATTCATGGGATAATATTAGATGCACCAGAGAGATTCGGAATAAAAGGTTCTCATCATACAATAAACCTTGATATTGGAGATGAAATTGTAATAGAGAAAGATCATTGGAATAAATTTGAGATCGAGAAGATAAAAAGGCAAGAGGAAAAACATCTAAAGATGCTAATAGTTCTCGTTGATTTTGATGAATATCTTATTGCACTTCCAATGAAGCAAGGTATAAGGATACTAGCGGAAAAATCATTAAGAACCCCAAATAAGGAAGAAGAAAATATCATAGAAGATAATGCGAAAGAAGTTGCTAATGAAGTACTTTCCTATGCAGAATCCTTAGGTATAGAAGTTGTATTACTTGCAGGACCAGGGCCTTTTAAGGAAATAGTATCCAATTTTTTAAAGAATATAAAACTTTACGTAGATAGTGTATCCTCAGCTACAAGAAGTGGACTAAATGAAATTTTGAAAAGAGATATAATAGATCAGATCAGCAGAGATTACGAAATTTCAGAAGAAACCAAGATAATGGAAAAAATAATGGAAAATTTGGCTAAAAACACTGGATTAGTGGCATATGGAAAGGAGGAAGTTAAGAAAAGTGCAGAATACGGTGCTGTAGATAAATTGCTAGTAATTGAGGATCTTTTATCTTCAGATGAAGAAGAGAGAATGGAAATTGAGAAGATAATGGAAGAAGTAGAAAATAAAAACGGGAGAGTTTTGATAGTTCCTAAAGATTCTCCTATCTATTATGAAGTAAGAAATCTCACTGGACTGATAGCTTTACTTAGATTTAGAATAAACTAA
- a CDS encoding radical SAM protein translates to MLESLLRVSLLKGNPDIGLYNLFLPKGCELCRLGGKLVVYITGECGDSCYYCPVSYERFGKDVMFANETHVSSLLDYIYEAYRMNALGAGITGGDPILAIDRVVSLIRLLKDEFGEEFHIHLYTSGRYVTNDVLRELDKVGLDEIRFHPVKEEYLKAVEKALKYSFDVGLEIPAIPGEEEYAEKLIKWAIEKGVKFVNINELELTERNYQLLNARGFKISHGVAGVKGSFESALRILRKFEDSKIALHYCSSVYKDIVETRTRFLRIIKYSAKPYENYTGEGTIVRAIVKSKEDLSDYGEKEREFWSVSPEFVNVINADEIWLVEEHPDSRRLRISEKLVYSKSK, encoded by the coding sequence ATGTTAGAAAGTTTATTGAGAGTAAGCTTGCTTAAGGGTAATCCAGATATAGGTCTTTATAATTTATTTTTACCAAAAGGCTGTGAATTATGTAGACTAGGTGGTAAACTAGTTGTTTATATAACCGGAGAATGCGGAGATTCATGCTATTATTGTCCAGTTAGTTATGAAAGATTTGGAAAAGATGTTATGTTTGCAAATGAGACTCATGTTTCTTCACTCCTAGACTATATTTATGAAGCATATAGGATGAATGCCTTAGGTGCTGGGATTACTGGTGGTGATCCTATTCTTGCTATTGATAGGGTAGTAAGTCTCATTAGGTTATTAAAAGATGAATTTGGAGAGGAGTTTCATATTCATTTATACACAAGCGGAAGATATGTAACTAATGATGTACTACGTGAACTGGACAAAGTAGGATTAGATGAAATAAGATTTCATCCAGTAAAGGAGGAGTATCTTAAAGCTGTAGAAAAAGCACTTAAATACAGTTTTGATGTAGGCCTAGAGATTCCTGCAATACCTGGAGAAGAAGAATATGCTGAAAAATTAATAAAATGGGCTATTGAAAAAGGTGTGAAATTTGTTAATATTAATGAATTAGAGCTTACAGAGAGAAACTATCAGCTTCTTAATGCTAGAGGTTTTAAGATATCGCATGGTGTGGCTGGTGTAAAAGGAAGTTTTGAGTCTGCTTTACGTATTCTACGAAAATTTGAAGATTCTAAAATAGCCTTGCACTATTGTAGTTCAGTTTATAAAGATATCGTAGAGACTAGAACTAGGTTTTTAAGGATTATAAAATACTCAGCAAAGCCTTATGAAAATTATACTGGTGAAGGTACAATAGTTAGGGCAATAGTAAAAAGTAAAGAAGACTTATCAGATTACGGGGAAAAAGAGAGAGAATTCTGGAGTGTCTCTCCAGAATTTGTCAACGTAATTAATGCTGATGAAATTTGGCTCGTTGAAGAGCATCCAGACTCGAGAAGACTAAGGATTTCTGAAAAGTTAGTTTATTCTAAATCTAAGTAA